A region of Kribbella sp. NBC_01245 DNA encodes the following proteins:
- the pstS gene encoding phosphate ABC transporter substrate-binding protein PstS, translated as MSVNRVLRAGVVAVATLGVLALSACGSDPEPTGSSTPSSSTGADGDCPSGTLNAEGSSAQKNAIEEVIAKYNEKCADVTVNYNPTGSGAGIKQFNASQVDFAGSDSALKTEPKDGVIEADAAAKRCANNPALNLPMVIGPVALAYNVAGLDKLILDGPTAAKIFQGTVKTWNAPEIAKLNPGAKLPAAPISVFFRSDESGTTENFAKYLKASGDGAWKGEPAKKWTGTGAGKEKSAGVAEATKSTPNSLTYVEWSYAVDNKLGVAQVDTGAGPIELTPESAAKALAEAKVKGKGSDLALSVDYGTKAAGAYPIILVTYEIACSKGLPAEKTALVKGFLSYFASTEGQASLGELNYAPLPEEMRTKVEAAIKAIS; from the coding sequence GTGTCCGTCAACCGTGTGCTCCGCGCCGGCGTTGTCGCCGTGGCCACTCTTGGTGTCCTGGCGCTCAGCGCCTGTGGCAGCGACCCCGAGCCGACCGGCTCCTCGACCCCCTCGTCGTCAACCGGCGCCGATGGCGACTGCCCGTCGGGCACTCTGAACGCCGAGGGATCCTCGGCGCAGAAGAACGCGATCGAAGAAGTCATCGCGAAGTACAACGAGAAGTGCGCCGACGTCACGGTGAACTACAACCCGACCGGTTCCGGTGCGGGTATCAAGCAGTTCAACGCGAGCCAGGTCGACTTCGCCGGTTCCGACTCCGCGCTGAAGACGGAGCCGAAGGACGGCGTGATCGAGGCTGACGCCGCCGCCAAGCGTTGCGCGAACAACCCGGCCCTGAACCTGCCGATGGTGATCGGCCCGGTCGCACTGGCCTACAACGTGGCCGGCCTGGACAAGCTGATCCTGGACGGCCCGACGGCCGCCAAGATCTTCCAGGGCACGGTCAAGACCTGGAACGCGCCGGAGATCGCCAAGCTGAACCCGGGCGCCAAGCTGCCGGCCGCGCCGATCTCGGTCTTCTTCCGTTCGGACGAGTCCGGCACCACGGAGAACTTCGCCAAGTACCTGAAGGCCTCCGGTGACGGCGCCTGGAAGGGTGAGCCGGCCAAGAAGTGGACCGGCACCGGCGCCGGCAAGGAGAAGTCGGCCGGTGTGGCCGAGGCGACCAAGTCGACCCCGAACTCGCTGACCTACGTCGAGTGGTCCTACGCCGTCGACAACAAGCTCGGCGTTGCGCAGGTCGACACCGGCGCCGGCCCGATCGAGCTGACCCCCGAGTCCGCCGCCAAGGCCCTGGCCGAGGCGAAGGTCAAGGGCAAGGGCAGCGACCTGGCGCTGTCGGTCGACTACGGCACCAAGGCGGCCGGGGCCTACCCGATCATCCTGGTGACGTACGAGATCGCCTGCAGCAAGGGCCTTCCGGCCGAGAAGACCGCGCTGGTGAAGGGCTTCCTGAGCTACTTCGCGAGCACCGAGGGCCAGGCCAGCCTGGGCGAGCTGAACTACGCGCCGCTGCCCGAGGAGATGCGCACCAAGGTCGAAGCCGCCATCAAGGCCATCAGCTGA
- the pstC gene encoding phosphate ABC transporter permease subunit PstC, giving the protein MSDPTSPPSSEPRDAGSTKLDLGPVGHLGDRLFAGLARGSGGLVVAIVAFVGIFLLALAIPALADNEGNFLFSRTWLPGGEHPEFGIAALFYTTLVSSIIAMAVAVPIAVGVALYITYYAPARLARPVAYVVDLLAAVPSIIYGLWGILFFAPVIQPVSGAISDALGWIPVFNEAPGADRGTVFTAGLVLAIMILPVITAISREIFAQTPVTHREGALALGSTKWEMIRMAVLPYGRSGVVSAAMLGLGRALGETVAVMIILSQPNPIAPWTSSIFAGGETFASKIASSAAELDTPAKTGAFIAAGLVLFVVTFIVNSTARLIVARSGPGNRRPRRTKASKQGAAA; this is encoded by the coding sequence ATGAGTGATCCAACCAGCCCGCCCAGCTCCGAACCGCGGGACGCGGGCAGTACCAAGCTCGATCTCGGGCCCGTCGGCCATCTCGGCGACCGGCTCTTCGCAGGGCTGGCCCGCGGTTCCGGCGGCCTGGTGGTCGCCATCGTCGCGTTCGTCGGTATCTTCCTGCTCGCCCTGGCGATTCCCGCGCTGGCGGACAACGAGGGCAACTTCCTCTTCTCCCGCACCTGGCTGCCGGGCGGGGAGCACCCCGAGTTCGGCATCGCCGCGCTGTTCTATACGACGCTGGTCAGCTCGATCATCGCGATGGCGGTCGCTGTCCCGATCGCGGTGGGCGTCGCGCTATACATCACGTACTACGCCCCAGCCCGGCTGGCCCGCCCGGTCGCGTACGTCGTCGACCTGCTGGCCGCCGTACCGTCGATCATCTATGGCCTCTGGGGCATCCTCTTCTTCGCGCCCGTGATCCAGCCGGTGTCCGGCGCGATCTCGGACGCGCTCGGCTGGATCCCCGTGTTCAACGAGGCTCCCGGCGCCGACCGCGGCACGGTGTTCACCGCCGGCCTGGTGCTGGCGATCATGATCCTGCCGGTGATCACCGCGATCAGCCGCGAGATCTTCGCCCAGACCCCGGTCACCCATCGCGAAGGCGCCCTAGCCCTCGGCTCCACCAAGTGGGAGATGATCCGGATGGCCGTGCTGCCGTACGGGCGCTCCGGCGTGGTCAGCGCCGCGATGCTCGGTCTCGGCCGGGCCCTCGGTGAGACGGTCGCGGTGATGATCATCCTGTCCCAGCCGAACCCGATCGCGCCGTGGACCTCGTCGATCTTCGCCGGCGGCGAGACCTTCGCCTCCAAGATCGCCTCCAGCGCCGCCGAACTCGACACCCCGGCCAAGACCGGTGCGTTCATCGCGGCCGGCCTGGTGCTGTTCGTCGTCACCTTCATCGTCAACTCCACCGCCCGCCTGATCGTCGCGCGCAGCGGACCGGGCAACCGCCGCCCCCGCCGGACCAAGGCCTCGAAGCAGGGAGCCGCCGCGTGA
- the pstA gene encoding phosphate ABC transporter permease PstA codes for MTTLAANKPAYDGTTLDLTGKSGSRAVRNMLATILISLCFLIAVIPLAWILWTVVSKGYHLVLDANWWSQSQRGITSRRAGGGAYHAIMGSVIMALTCAAIAVPLGVLGAIYLIEYGKGSKAARAVSFMVDILTGVPSIVAALFVYAVWITMLGQNRIGFAVSLSLVLLMMPVVLRSTEEMLKLVPDELREAAYALGVPKWKTILKVVVPTAFGGIVTGVMLGLARVIGETAPLLILVGYSKVINLNPFEGFMGALPTMINNDRGDMALPSAADRVWSTALTLILLVLALNLIARLIARFSTIKSK; via the coding sequence GTGACCACTCTCGCCGCGAACAAACCGGCGTACGACGGAACGACGCTCGACCTGACCGGCAAATCCGGCAGCCGGGCCGTGCGCAACATGCTCGCCACCATCCTGATCAGCCTGTGCTTCCTGATCGCGGTGATCCCGCTGGCGTGGATCCTTTGGACCGTTGTCAGCAAGGGCTATCACCTCGTCCTGGACGCGAACTGGTGGTCCCAGTCGCAGCGTGGCATCACCTCGCGTCGCGCGGGTGGCGGCGCGTATCACGCGATCATGGGCAGCGTCATCATGGCGCTGACGTGCGCCGCGATCGCCGTACCGCTGGGGGTTCTCGGTGCGATCTACCTGATCGAGTACGGCAAGGGCAGCAAGGCCGCTCGCGCCGTTAGCTTCATGGTCGACATCCTCACCGGTGTGCCCTCGATCGTCGCGGCCCTGTTCGTGTACGCCGTCTGGATCACCATGCTCGGGCAGAACCGAATCGGTTTCGCGGTCTCGCTATCCCTTGTGCTGTTGATGATGCCGGTCGTGCTGCGTTCCACCGAGGAAATGCTCAAGCTCGTACCGGATGAGTTGCGCGAAGCGGCGTACGCGCTGGGCGTGCCGAAGTGGAAGACGATCCTCAAGGTCGTCGTACCGACCGCCTTCGGTGGCATCGTCACCGGCGTCATGCTCGGCCTGGCCCGGGTGATCGGCGAGACCGCGCCACTGCTGATCCTGGTCGGCTATTCCAAGGTCATCAACCTGAACCCGTTCGAGGGCTTCATGGGCGCACTGCCGACGATGATCAACAACGACCGCGGCGATATGGCTCTGCCGTCGGCCGCGGACCGGGTCTGGTCGACGGCACTGACGCTCATTCTGCTGGTCCTGGCCCTTAACCTGATCGCGCGGCTGATCGCGCGGTTCAGCACCATCAAGTCGAAGTAG
- the pstB gene encoding phosphate ABC transporter ATP-binding protein PstB, which translates to MAKRIEVSGLNVYYGDFKAVEDVSMTIEPRSVTAFIGPSGCGKSTYLRTLNRMHEVLPGARVEGKVLLDEQDLYAPGVDPVAVRRVVGMVFQRPNPFPTMSIFDNVASGLKLNGVKDKKKLTEVVETSLKGANLWNEVKDRLDKPGAGLSGGQQQRLCIARAIAVEPQVILMDEPCSALDPISTLAIEDLIEKLKDRFTVVIVTHNMQQAARVSDQTAFFNLAATGKPGRLVEMGPTKQIFSNPNEKATEDYITGRFG; encoded by the coding sequence ATGGCAAAGCGCATCGAGGTCAGCGGCCTCAACGTCTACTACGGCGATTTCAAGGCCGTCGAGGACGTGTCGATGACGATCGAGCCCCGTTCCGTGACGGCGTTCATCGGCCCGTCCGGCTGTGGCAAGTCCACCTATCTGCGCACGCTGAACCGGATGCACGAGGTGCTGCCGGGCGCGCGCGTCGAGGGCAAGGTGCTGCTGGATGAGCAGGACCTGTACGCGCCGGGCGTCGACCCGGTGGCGGTCCGCCGGGTGGTGGGCATGGTGTTCCAGCGGCCGAACCCGTTCCCGACCATGTCGATCTTCGACAACGTCGCGTCCGGTCTGAAGCTGAACGGCGTGAAGGACAAGAAGAAGCTCACCGAGGTGGTCGAGACCTCCCTCAAGGGCGCCAACCTGTGGAACGAGGTCAAGGACCGGCTGGACAAGCCCGGCGCGGGTCTGTCCGGCGGCCAGCAGCAGCGCCTGTGCATCGCCCGGGCGATCGCGGTCGAGCCGCAGGTGATCCTGATGGACGAGCCGTGTTCCGCGCTGGACCCGATCAGCACACTGGCGATCGAGGACCTGATCGAGAAGCTGAAGGACCGGTTCACCGTCGTCATCGTGACGCACAACATGCAGCAGGCGGCCCGGGTCTCCGACCAGACGGCGTTCTTCAACCTGGCCGCGACCGGAAAGCCCGGCCGGCTGGTCGAAATGGGCCCGACCAAGCAGATCTTCTCGAACCCGAACGAGAAGGCCACCGAGGACTACATCACCGGCCGCTTCGGCTGA
- a CDS encoding DUF2752 domain-containing protein, giving the protein MTAARIEMHPQGPVEPLDRRVIGVAWVGVGGLALAAVYQLSGGRLGIPCLLHVTTGLDCPLCGSTRMAAALLRGDLDAAWHFNPVVLLLSPVIGVAVGYQLLAWLLERARLVRLPRLRPSRRTMDVLLKVGIAGMVLFGVLRNF; this is encoded by the coding sequence ATGACAGCCGCCAGGATCGAGATGCACCCGCAGGGCCCGGTCGAACCGCTGGACCGCCGCGTGATCGGTGTCGCGTGGGTGGGTGTGGGTGGTCTCGCCCTCGCCGCGGTCTACCAGCTTTCCGGTGGCCGCCTTGGTATCCCGTGTTTGTTGCATGTGACCACCGGTCTCGACTGCCCGCTCTGCGGATCGACCCGGATGGCCGCGGCCTTGTTGCGTGGCGATCTGGACGCGGCCTGGCACTTCAACCCGGTGGTGCTGTTGCTCAGCCCGGTGATCGGTGTTGCCGTCGGCTACCAATTGCTGGCCTGGCTGCTGGAACGGGCCCGGCTGGTGCGGTTGCCGAGACTGCGCCCAAGCCGGCGGACGATGGACGTGCTGCTGAAAGTCGGTATCGCGGGCATGGTCCTGTTCGGCGTACTGCGTAATTTCTGA
- a CDS encoding RDD family protein, which produces MSTPTPPGPYGPPGQNQPGQPGQPGQPGQPGPYGQPGQYGQPGQYGQPAQQGGPYGQPGYGQVPGQQGQPGQPGQHGQQGPYGGQPGQPGQPGQPGYGQYGGGQPADPYGYGYGGPAGMGNLAEWLPRVGASLIDSVVTGLPLLIGYIVFFVSLASATTDGTLDEADTGAPIVALIFLILGILGTIGLTLWTRVFQQGSTGQSIGKKVLKIKLVDANTGQTIGAGKAFLREICHAADSAICVLGYLWPLWDVKKQTWADKICDTLVVEA; this is translated from the coding sequence GTGAGCACTCCGACGCCGCCAGGCCCCTACGGTCCGCCTGGTCAGAACCAGCCGGGCCAACCGGGCCAGCCGGGTCAACCCGGTCAGCCGGGCCCGTACGGTCAGCCGGGCCAGTACGGCCAGCCAGGGCAGTACGGCCAGCCGGCTCAGCAGGGCGGTCCGTACGGCCAGCCCGGCTACGGCCAGGTCCCCGGCCAGCAAGGCCAGCCCGGACAGCCAGGCCAACACGGTCAGCAAGGCCCGTACGGCGGTCAGCCGGGGCAGCCCGGTCAACCCGGCCAGCCCGGTTACGGCCAGTACGGCGGCGGTCAGCCGGCAGATCCGTACGGCTACGGCTACGGCGGCCCTGCCGGTATGGGCAACCTGGCCGAGTGGCTGCCGCGAGTCGGCGCCTCCCTGATCGACAGCGTCGTCACCGGCCTGCCGCTGCTGATCGGCTACATCGTCTTCTTCGTCAGCCTCGCGAGTGCCACGACTGACGGCACCCTCGACGAGGCGGACACCGGCGCCCCGATCGTCGCTCTGATCTTCCTCATCCTGGGCATCCTGGGCACGATCGGTCTGACCCTGTGGACCCGCGTGTTCCAGCAGGGCAGCACCGGCCAGAGCATCGGCAAGAAGGTGCTGAAGATCAAGCTGGTCGACGCCAACACCGGCCAGACGATCGGCGCGGGCAAGGCATTCCTGCGCGAGATCTGCCACGCAGCCGACTCCGCGATCTGCGTCCTCGGCTACCTGTGGCCGCTGTGGGACGTCAAGAAGCAGACCTGGGCCGACAAGATCTGCGACACCCTCGTAGTCGAAGCCTGA
- a CDS encoding 2-phosphosulfolactate phosphatase produces MSVYAQHGYAVRFDWGLRGAQECAPGSSVVAVVDVLSFTTATTVAVERGIDVLPYRWRDESAVAYAAEHRAELAVGRSAARPGQISLSPVTLQAAQGIDSVVLPSPNGSTISQYVAGLGCAVVAVSLRNASAAAKWVRAQEGVVTVIAGGESWPGGELRPGVEDLWGAGAFLAALDAQELSPEAGAALGAFKALGDVREGLLGCAGGRELVALGYQQDVEIAGEYDVAQVVPVLRDGRFVDMAKALP; encoded by the coding sequence GTGAGCGTCTACGCCCAGCACGGGTATGCCGTCCGGTTCGACTGGGGGCTGCGCGGAGCCCAGGAGTGCGCTCCCGGCTCTTCGGTTGTCGCCGTGGTTGACGTCTTGTCCTTCACGACTGCGACGACTGTTGCCGTCGAACGTGGGATCGACGTACTGCCTTATCGCTGGCGTGACGAGTCTGCCGTCGCATACGCCGCTGAACATCGGGCAGAACTTGCAGTTGGTAGGTCCGCCGCTAGGCCTGGGCAGATAAGCCTGTCGCCCGTGACGCTTCAAGCCGCACAGGGAATCGACAGCGTCGTACTGCCGTCGCCTAATGGTTCGACCATCTCGCAGTACGTCGCAGGGCTGGGGTGCGCAGTAGTCGCCGTATCGCTTCGGAACGCGTCGGCCGCCGCGAAGTGGGTGCGAGCGCAGGAAGGCGTGGTGACGGTCATAGCTGGTGGTGAGAGTTGGCCCGGGGGTGAGTTGCGCCCGGGGGTAGAGGATCTGTGGGGCGCCGGAGCCTTCCTGGCGGCGTTAGACGCGCAGGAGTTGTCTCCGGAGGCGGGAGCGGCTCTTGGGGCGTTCAAGGCGCTAGGAGATGTACGAGAGGGGCTGCTGGGCTGTGCCGGTGGACGCGAGTTGGTTGCCCTGGGCTACCAGCAGGACGTTGAGATCGCCGGGGAGTACGACGTGGCGCAGGTGGTGCCGGTGCTGCGTGACGGGCGGTTCGTTGACATGGCGAAGGCCCTGCCGTGA